From Lolium perenne isolate Kyuss_39 chromosome 5, Kyuss_2.0, whole genome shotgun sequence, a single genomic window includes:
- the LOC127299580 gene encoding uncharacterized protein — MPEAEWNDEHTTLICELFVEQVRAGNRPNTHINNTGYSLVAEKFEQRTQLLYTKTQLKNKWDKLKRDYINWKELLARGAGLGWNNGKGTIAADKDWWKNTCTELPGAKKFRRAGIKNENHLKMMFEDIISSVVDHSSPAADSLPSAPDSTLNVESHDRSDNNVESFSEDNHGSQLDHNDDTQLGNNDAIQQNHDPPSIRNDVEESHGTQLDRHDDTQLGNNGVIRLNHDPPSIRNKRRPIHVNTMESKKVESKRNKTETALLMQAQLKRIVELAEEAQSIFDKFSSQADSPRSDIQDVMTLVRECGARSGSDEYFIATELFVNLEQRQMFCTMETAEERLEWLRRKYNAKYG; from the exons ATGCCAGAAGCTGAATGGAACGATGAGCACACTACACTTATCTGCGAACTCTTTGTTGAGCAAGTTCGGGCTGGAAATCGACCAAATACTCATATCAATAACACTGGTTACAGCCTAGTTGCAGAGAAGTTTGAACAAAGAACACAGTTACTTTATACGAAGACACAACTTAAGAATAAATGGGATAAACTCAAGAGAGATTACATCAACTGGAAGGAATTGCTTGCAAGGGGCGCAGGCTTGGGTTGGAACAACGGAAAAGGAACAATTGCGGCTGACAAGGATTGGTGGAAGAATACATGTACA GAATTGCCAGGTGCAAAAAAGTTCCGCAGAGCTGGAATAAAAAAtgagaatcatttgaaaatgatgTTTGAAGATATTATCAGTAGTGTTGTGGATCATTCTTCACCAGCAGCTGACAGTTTGCCATCTGCTCCTGACAGCACCTTGAATGTTGAGAGTCATGATAGATCCGATAATAATGTGGAAAGTTTCTCAGAAGATAACCATGGCAGTCAACTAGACCATAATGATGACACTCAGCTCGGCAATAATGATGCCATTCAGCAAAACCATGACCCGCCCTCAATTAGGAACGATGTGGAAGAGAGTCATGGCACTCAACTGGACCGTCATGATGACACTCAGCTCGGCAATAATGGTGTCATTCGGCTAAACCATGACCCCCCCTCAATTAGGAACAAAAGAAGACCTATTCATGTTAATACCATGGAGAGTAAGAAAGTGGAAAGTAAGAGAAACAAGACGGAAACAGCTTTGCTCATGCAAGCTCAGTTGAAGCGTATAGTGGAGTTGGCTGAGGAAGCACAGTCCATTTTTGATAAGTTTTCTTCCCAAGCTGACTCTCCAAGATCTGACATTCAAGATGTTATGACATTGGTTCGTGAATGTGGAGCACGGAGTGGAAGTGATGAATATTTCATTGCGACTGAACTGTTTGTCAATCTAGAGCAGAGGCAAATGTTCTGTACTATGGAAACAGCCGAAGAGCGTCTTGAATGGCTTAGAAGAAAGTACAATGCTAAGTACGGCTAA